In the genome of Asterias amurensis chromosome 16, ASM3211899v1, one region contains:
- the LOC139948833 gene encoding uncharacterized protein isoform X2: MHDFLKVIRESSQSITSKTELFMSAVEGIIGASVKEPERCIPIIRYIERATGFEKGKGTKSKSVITIKEDIPDGEVEAALKTAELEPPRILVIKRGGAIIGIFISGDGVSIRCHTSTDKTVTSAIITLLGVYYVFHLEYPKMYSQLLGILQTHLLRGIPFDGKKSAKYRSFSTVLSKKLSE; encoded by the exons ATGCATGATTTCCTCAAGGTCATCAGAGAATCGTCCCAATCAATTACTTCTAAGACAGAGTTGTTCATGAGTGCTGTTGAAGGCATCATTGGTGCATCAGTCAAG GAACCCGAGAGGTGTATACCTATCATTCGTTACATAGAGAGAGCAACAGGGTTTGAGAAGGGGAAAGGGACAAAGAGCAAGTCTGTCATTACCATCAAAGAG gATATTCCTGATGGTGAAGTAGAAGCAGCCCTGAAAACTGCTGAATTAGAACCGCCACGGATCTTGGTAATAAAGAGGGGCGGTGCCATAATAGGCATTTTCATCTCTGGAGACGGTGTTAGCATTAGATGCCACACAAGCACGGATAAAACTGTAACTTCAGCCATTATAACTTTGCTTGGAGTGTACTATGTGTTTCACCTGGAATACCCCAAGATGTACTCTCAGCTTTTGGGTATATTGCAGACTCACCTACTGAGGGGCATACCCTTCGATGGGAAGAAAAGTGCAAAATACAGATCTTTCAGCACTGTACTGAGCAAAAAGCTGTCTGAGTAA
- the LOC139948833 gene encoding uncharacterized protein isoform X1 — MSSLSFSTDQIMHDFLKVIRESSQSITSKTELFMSAVEGIIGASVKEPERCIPIIRYIERATGFEKGKGTKSKSVITIKEDIPDGEVEAALKTAELEPPRILVIKRGGAIIGIFISGDGVSIRCHTSTDKTVTSAIITLLGVYYVFHLEYPKMYSQLLGILQTHLLRGIPFDGKKSAKYRSFSTVLSKKLSE; from the exons ATGAGCTCACTCAGTTTCTCTACAGATCAA ATTATGCATGATTTCCTCAAGGTCATCAGAGAATCGTCCCAATCAATTACTTCTAAGACAGAGTTGTTCATGAGTGCTGTTGAAGGCATCATTGGTGCATCAGTCAAG GAACCCGAGAGGTGTATACCTATCATTCGTTACATAGAGAGAGCAACAGGGTTTGAGAAGGGGAAAGGGACAAAGAGCAAGTCTGTCATTACCATCAAAGAG gATATTCCTGATGGTGAAGTAGAAGCAGCCCTGAAAACTGCTGAATTAGAACCGCCACGGATCTTGGTAATAAAGAGGGGCGGTGCCATAATAGGCATTTTCATCTCTGGAGACGGTGTTAGCATTAGATGCCACACAAGCACGGATAAAACTGTAACTTCAGCCATTATAACTTTGCTTGGAGTGTACTATGTGTTTCACCTGGAATACCCCAAGATGTACTCTCAGCTTTTGGGTATATTGCAGACTCACCTACTGAGGGGCATACCCTTCGATGGGAAGAAAAGTGCAAAATACAGATCTTTCAGCACTGTACTGAGCAAAAAGCTGTCTGAGTAA